In Microbacterium binotii, one DNA window encodes the following:
- a CDS encoding SURF1 family protein — MVSSPASDDLPEVFPPTLREVMLRGRWIAMLLLCLAVAAVFAWLGQWQLARAIDTAPREEGATEQVMPIQDVAIPGEYLTDPLIGQRVEVSGTLVPSDFVVVASRYNGGVEGYWVTAHLRAVDPDASLAVAVGWAASRDDADAVAETLAKSTDPNEAVTLTGRIVADEGPVPPPKSDPWEITRMSPAALLSRWQDIGDTDVYRQFVVADDPMGGLADIDSPAPDAGSSVNWLNIFYAAEWVIFAGFAFYLWYRLAKDAWEKELEELEELEAPQSVEA; from the coding sequence ATCGTGAGCTCACCCGCATCCGACGATCTTCCCGAGGTCTTCCCGCCCACCCTGCGGGAGGTCATGCTGCGCGGGCGATGGATCGCGATGCTGCTGCTGTGCCTCGCCGTCGCGGCGGTGTTCGCGTGGCTCGGCCAATGGCAGCTCGCGCGAGCGATCGACACGGCGCCGCGGGAGGAGGGTGCGACCGAGCAGGTCATGCCGATCCAGGACGTCGCGATTCCCGGGGAGTACCTGACCGATCCGCTCATCGGTCAGCGCGTCGAGGTCAGCGGCACTCTCGTGCCGAGCGACTTCGTCGTGGTCGCCTCGCGGTACAACGGCGGCGTCGAGGGATACTGGGTCACCGCGCACCTGCGCGCCGTCGATCCGGATGCGTCGCTCGCAGTCGCCGTGGGCTGGGCCGCTTCGCGGGACGACGCTGATGCGGTCGCCGAGACGCTCGCGAAGAGCACCGACCCGAACGAGGCCGTCACGCTCACGGGGCGGATCGTCGCCGACGAAGGGCCGGTGCCGCCGCCCAAGAGCGATCCGTGGGAGATCACGCGGATGTCGCCCGCCGCGTTGCTGAGCCGCTGGCAGGACATCGGCGACACCGACGTCTACCGGCAGTTCGTCGTGGCGGACGACCCGATGGGCGGCCTCGCCGACATCGACTCACCCGCGCCGGATGCGGGATCCTCCGTGAACTGGCTCAACATCTTCTACGCCGCCGAGTGGGTGATCTTCGCCGGCTTCGCCTTCTACCTCTGGTACCGCCTCGCGAAGGATGCGTGGGAGAAGGAGCTCGAAGAACTCGAGGAGCTCGAAGCCCCCCAGTCCGTCGAGGCCTGA
- a CDS encoding TMEM175 family protein, giving the protein MIRRRQHPEATVSTRRLEAYTDGVFAIAATLLVLDLTARTFDGVRSDADLWAALVGMSQPFFTFLVSFLILSLMWRAHVEQFEHISRIDTLGTWINSARLFFIVLVPFTSTINNEFADLTLGRMLLPINFLLAIGCSWAQWAWAMHTRDRSMPDFPLSEARIQGGGALSALIISAGVVAFSPLAGSLAFLLFLADGPLTRLLSRSRATAERGGPPDGAAAA; this is encoded by the coding sequence GTGATCCGGCGACGTCAGCACCCCGAGGCGACCGTCTCGACGCGGCGGCTCGAGGCCTACACCGATGGCGTGTTCGCGATCGCGGCGACCCTGCTGGTGCTGGATCTCACCGCCCGCACCTTCGACGGGGTGCGCTCCGATGCCGACCTGTGGGCGGCGCTGGTCGGGATGTCACAGCCCTTCTTCACCTTCCTGGTCAGCTTCCTCATCCTGAGCCTCATGTGGCGGGCGCACGTCGAGCAGTTCGAGCACATCTCCCGCATCGACACGCTCGGCACGTGGATCAACTCGGCGCGGCTGTTCTTCATCGTGCTCGTGCCGTTCACGTCCACCATCAACAACGAGTTCGCCGATCTGACGCTCGGGCGCATGCTGCTGCCGATCAACTTCCTCCTGGCGATCGGATGCAGCTGGGCGCAGTGGGCGTGGGCGATGCACACCCGCGACCGGTCGATGCCCGACTTCCCGCTCTCCGAGGCCCGCATCCAGGGCGGCGGAGCGCTCAGTGCCCTGATCATCTCCGCCGGTGTCGTCGCCTTCAGCCCGCTGGCCGGTTCGCTCGCCTTCCTGCTGTTCCTCGCCGACGGTCCGCTCACGCGCCTGCTGTCGCGCTCGCGTGCCACGGCGGAACGAGGCGGGCCGCCGGACGGCGCCGCCGCCGCGTGA
- a CDS encoding DUF3817 domain-containing protein encodes MPAPKLATFPAIRKALRFYQICSVITGIGLLLLVTEMILKYTPSLAVELFLGGSGGFLWFAPVVPGPEGDLISTGDGVNLSLGILIVHGWFYVVYLIACFRVWSLMRWPLWRLLLLAAGGVVPFLSFVMEAIVARDVKRYLAVREAAEAHPASADATESSR; translated from the coding sequence ATGCCCGCCCCGAAACTCGCCACCTTCCCGGCGATCCGCAAGGCGCTGCGGTTCTACCAGATCTGCTCCGTGATCACCGGCATCGGCCTGCTCCTGCTGGTCACCGAGATGATCCTGAAGTACACGCCGTCTCTCGCGGTCGAGCTCTTCCTCGGCGGATCGGGCGGATTCCTGTGGTTCGCGCCGGTCGTGCCGGGTCCCGAGGGCGACCTGATCTCCACCGGCGACGGCGTCAATCTGTCGCTCGGCATCCTCATCGTGCACGGCTGGTTCTACGTCGTCTACCTCATCGCCTGCTTCAGAGTGTGGAGCCTCATGCGGTGGCCGCTCTGGCGTCTGCTGCTGCTCGCCGCGGGCGGCGTCGTGCCCTTCCTCTCCTTCGTCATGGAGGCGATCGTCGCCCGTGACGTCAAGCGCTACCTCGCGGTCCGTGAAGCCGCCGAGGCTCATCCCGCATCCGCCGACGCGACAGAGAGCAGCCGTTGA
- a CDS encoding branched-chain amino acid ABC transporter permease, producing the protein MEFLNLLTQMAASAISPATAAFAIAAIGLNIHFGYTGLLNMGQAGFMLLGAYGFAVSIGAGLGFWPSLLIAIIVVVIFSLILGIPTLKLRGDYLAIVTISAAEIVRMVGRSSIMGPITGGSNGLPGATYRDPFNELSFLPDGSTTILWFTYENNGVSGWWIRLVAWALVGIFLVLVWLLMRSPWGRVLKGIREDEDAVRSLGKSAYSYKMQALVLGGVLGAFAGIIYVLPSSVQPDALGRSTTFFIWTALLLGGAATIFGPVLGSILFFAVRIFIQGVTDIVVPDSIMSTQQTDQFSWIVIGIALMLLVIFRPQGILGSKKELSFNV; encoded by the coding sequence ATGGAATTCCTGAACCTGCTCACACAGATGGCGGCAAGCGCCATCTCGCCCGCGACGGCCGCCTTCGCCATCGCCGCGATCGGCCTGAACATCCACTTCGGCTATACGGGTCTGCTCAACATGGGCCAGGCCGGCTTCATGCTGCTCGGCGCCTACGGATTCGCCGTGTCGATCGGCGCGGGCCTCGGATTCTGGCCCTCGTTGCTGATCGCGATCATCGTGGTCGTCATCTTCAGCCTCATCCTCGGTATCCCCACGCTGAAGCTGCGCGGCGACTACCTCGCCATCGTCACGATCTCGGCCGCCGAGATCGTGCGCATGGTCGGACGCTCCTCGATCATGGGTCCCATCACCGGCGGCTCGAACGGTCTCCCCGGTGCGACCTACCGCGACCCGTTCAACGAGCTGTCGTTCCTGCCGGACGGCTCCACCACCATCCTCTGGTTCACGTACGAGAACAACGGCGTGAGCGGATGGTGGATCCGCCTCGTGGCCTGGGCGCTGGTGGGGATCTTCCTGGTCCTCGTGTGGCTGCTCATGCGCAGCCCGTGGGGACGTGTGCTCAAGGGCATCCGTGAGGACGAGGATGCCGTGCGCAGCCTCGGCAAGAGCGCCTACTCCTACAAGATGCAGGCGCTGGTGCTCGGCGGCGTGCTCGGCGCCTTCGCCGGGATCATCTACGTCCTCCCGTCCTCGGTCCAGCCGGACGCACTGGGACGCTCCACGACGTTCTTCATCTGGACCGCGCTCCTGCTGGGCGGCGCCGCGACCATCTTCGGACCCGTGCTGGGCTCGATCCTGTTCTTCGCGGTGCGCATCTTCATCCAGGGGGTCACCGACATCGTCGTGCCCGACTCGATCATGTCCACCCAGCAGACCGATCAGTTCTCGTGGATCGTGATCGGCATCGCGCTGATGCTCCTGGTGATCTTCCGACCACAGGGCATCCTCGGCAGCAAGAAGGAGCTGAGCTTCAATGTCTGA
- a CDS encoding GuaB3 family IMP dehydrogenase-related protein, whose translation MDIEIGRAKRARRAYTFDDIAVVPSRRTRNPEDVSTSWTIDAFSFDIPVLGAPMDSVVSPRTAIMLGQLGGLGVLDLEGLWTRYDDPEPLLAEIATLSSVDATRRMQELYAEPIKPELVRDRLAEIRAAGVTVAGSLTPQRTQDLYETVVAAGVDLFVIRGTTVSAEHVSSVDQPLNLKKFIYDLDVPVIVGGAATYTAALHLMRTGAAGVLVGFGGGAASTTRATLGIHAPMATAVSDVAGARRDYLDESGGRYVHVIADGGVGTSGDIVKALAMGADAVMLGVALARATDAPGQGFHWGPEAHHTKLPRGNRVKVEQVASLEEVLYGPAPVADGTANLIGALRKSMATTGYSDLKEFQRVEVVVAPYGR comes from the coding sequence ATGGACATCGAGATCGGCCGCGCCAAGCGGGCCCGGCGCGCATACACCTTCGACGACATCGCCGTGGTTCCCTCGCGTCGTACGCGCAACCCGGAGGACGTCTCGACCTCCTGGACCATCGACGCCTTCTCGTTCGACATCCCGGTGCTCGGTGCTCCCATGGACTCCGTGGTGAGTCCCCGCACCGCGATCATGCTCGGCCAGCTCGGCGGGCTGGGCGTGCTCGATCTCGAGGGCCTGTGGACGCGCTACGACGACCCGGAGCCCCTCTTGGCAGAGATCGCGACGCTCTCGTCCGTCGACGCGACGCGCCGGATGCAGGAGCTGTACGCAGAGCCGATCAAGCCCGAGCTCGTGCGTGACCGACTCGCGGAGATCCGTGCCGCGGGTGTGACGGTGGCGGGCTCGCTGACACCGCAGCGCACGCAGGATCTGTACGAGACCGTCGTCGCTGCCGGCGTCGACCTCTTCGTCATCCGCGGCACGACCGTCTCGGCCGAGCACGTGTCCTCCGTCGACCAGCCGCTGAACCTCAAGAAGTTCATCTACGACCTCGACGTCCCCGTCATCGTCGGCGGAGCGGCCACGTACACCGCGGCGCTGCACCTCATGCGCACGGGTGCGGCGGGTGTGCTGGTCGGCTTCGGTGGGGGCGCGGCCTCGACCACCCGCGCGACCCTCGGCATCCACGCTCCGATGGCCACCGCGGTCTCCGACGTCGCCGGCGCGCGCCGCGACTACCTGGACGAGTCCGGCGGCCGTTACGTCCACGTGATCGCCGACGGCGGCGTGGGCACGTCGGGAGACATCGTCAAGGCGCTCGCCATGGGCGCCGACGCCGTCATGCTCGGTGTCGCGCTCGCCCGGGCGACGGATGCTCCGGGTCAGGGCTTCCACTGGGGCCCGGAGGCGCACCACACCAAGCTGCCGCGCGGCAACCGCGTCAAGGTCGAGCAGGTCGCCTCGCTCGAAGAGGTGCTCTACGGGCCGGCGCCGGTCGCCGACGGCACCGCGAACCTGATCGGGGCGCTGCGCAAGTCGATGGCCACCACGGGATACTCCGACCTCAAGGAGTTCCAGCGGGTCGAGGTCGTCGTTGCGCCCTACGGACGCTGA
- a CDS encoding branched-chain amino acid ABC transporter permease yields the protein MVSTTATERRSLPGILLLFAALIVALLTFIPTAAHAETTDDESAMQTEVCAPSATVGCLSGTLRDAGKGVVVSATGPGGTVSTETDDDGRWSLSVEQPGEYSVTVDADTLPEGVTLRSDEPQVRSVTLGANTAALFSLESSGGDTGDGGGTSGGSASADTGFNWDRLAQQAASGLRLGLLLALAAVGLSLIYGTTGISNFAHGELVTLGGLLAFVFANLLGLNIWLAGLIVIVLCAAFGYTQDLAIWKPLRKKRLSLTQLMIVTIGMSLALQYVFQFFIGASTVRIVMANPKPVQIGPVSLSQDSLIAMGIAVVVLVAVGLFLVKTRVGRATRAVSDNPALAAASGINVDGVIRLIWTASAALAGLAGILLGLVLNGINWMTGMQLLLLLFSAVTLGGLGTAFGALFGALIIGMTVELTNIWLPGDFKYATALLLLILLLLVRPQGLFGRKERVG from the coding sequence GTGGTTTCCACCACTGCGACCGAGAGACGATCCCTACCCGGGATTCTTCTCCTCTTCGCCGCGCTCATCGTCGCGCTGCTGACCTTTATCCCCACCGCGGCTCACGCCGAGACGACCGATGACGAGAGCGCGATGCAGACCGAGGTCTGCGCCCCCAGCGCCACCGTCGGCTGCCTCTCCGGCACGCTGCGCGACGCCGGCAAGGGAGTCGTGGTCTCGGCCACCGGCCCCGGCGGCACCGTCTCCACCGAGACCGACGACGACGGCCGCTGGTCGCTGAGCGTCGAGCAGCCCGGTGAGTACTCGGTCACGGTCGACGCCGACACGCTCCCCGAGGGCGTCACCCTGAGAAGCGACGAGCCGCAGGTTCGGAGCGTGACGCTCGGCGCCAACACCGCCGCACTGTTCTCGCTCGAGAGCTCGGGCGGCGACACGGGCGACGGCGGTGGGACCTCCGGCGGCAGCGCGAGCGCGGACACCGGATTCAACTGGGACCGTCTCGCTCAGCAGGCGGCGTCCGGCCTCCGACTCGGACTGCTCCTCGCACTCGCCGCGGTGGGTCTCTCTCTGATCTACGGCACGACCGGCATCTCGAACTTCGCCCACGGCGAGCTCGTCACCCTCGGCGGTCTCCTCGCGTTCGTCTTCGCGAACCTGCTGGGGCTCAACATCTGGCTCGCCGGCCTCATCGTCATCGTCCTGTGCGCCGCGTTCGGCTACACGCAGGATCTCGCGATCTGGAAACCGCTGCGCAAGAAGAGGCTCTCGCTGACGCAGCTCATGATCGTGACGATCGGTATGTCGCTGGCACTGCAGTACGTGTTCCAGTTCTTCATCGGCGCATCGACCGTGCGCATCGTGATGGCCAACCCGAAGCCGGTGCAGATCGGTCCGGTCTCACTCAGCCAGGACTCGCTGATCGCCATGGGCATCGCCGTCGTCGTCCTCGTCGCGGTCGGCCTCTTCCTGGTCAAGACCCGCGTCGGTCGGGCCACCCGCGCCGTGAGCGACAACCCGGCACTGGCCGCCGCATCCGGCATCAACGTCGACGGTGTGATCCGCCTGATCTGGACCGCATCCGCGGCGCTGGCGGGCCTCGCCGGCATCCTGCTCGGTCTCGTTCTCAACGGCATCAACTGGATGACGGGCATGCAGCTGCTGCTCCTGCTCTTCTCCGCAGTGACCCTCGGCGGCCTCGGAACCGCCTTCGGCGCCCTCTTCGGCGCCCTCATCATCGGCATGACGGTCGAGTTGACGAACATCTGGCTGCCGGGCGACTTCAAGTACGCGACCGCCCTGCTGCTGCTGATCCTGCTGCTGCTGGTGCGACCTCAGGGTCTGTTCGGTCGCAAGGAACGGGTGGGCTGA
- a CDS encoding MFS transporter encodes MSSPSRPFALVVAATSLPMFMATLDNLVMTNALPVLHTELGASVEQLQWFVNAYTLAFASTILLAAALGDRLGRRSVFLVGIAVFGIGSVLAALSTDPTQLTVARAVQGFGGAGVLPLSLALLSGGVSPERRPLAIGIWGGVSGLGVAVGPLVGGAVMEGWNWQAIFWLNVPVAIVAIPLALAALRNDRGERARIDVVGTLVSGVGVLALVHAIVRGNDDGWGSASVVAEIAAAAALIVFFLVWQSRVKAPLMPLRLYRDRSFTLTNIVGFAFSFGTFGAVFLLIQYMQVAQGSSPLEAALQTTPWTIAPMFVAPLAGIFSGRIGTRALMVAGLALQAVALTWIATILSTSLGYPSLIAPFLLAGIGMGLVFAPSATALLATLGLVDHAKASGVNSTLREIGVALGTAVMTAIFVGAGGQLLPDAYVDAARPAVYVGAAVLVVAAVAALWLPAGRSPRHTAETESASASARDEVGVGV; translated from the coding sequence ATGTCGAGTCCCTCACGCCCGTTCGCCCTCGTCGTCGCCGCGACATCGCTTCCGATGTTCATGGCGACGCTCGACAACCTCGTCATGACCAATGCCCTGCCGGTCCTCCACACCGAGCTCGGCGCGAGCGTCGAGCAGTTGCAGTGGTTCGTCAATGCGTACACGCTCGCCTTCGCATCGACGATCCTTCTGGCCGCCGCCCTCGGCGACCGGCTCGGCCGGCGGTCCGTCTTCCTCGTCGGAATCGCGGTCTTCGGGATCGGGTCGGTGCTCGCGGCCCTCAGCACAGACCCGACGCAGCTCACCGTCGCCAGAGCCGTCCAGGGCTTCGGCGGCGCGGGCGTCCTCCCCCTCTCCCTCGCCCTGCTCTCCGGCGGAGTGTCCCCGGAGCGACGTCCGCTCGCCATCGGAATCTGGGGCGGGGTCTCCGGACTCGGCGTCGCCGTCGGGCCGCTCGTGGGCGGTGCCGTCATGGAGGGCTGGAACTGGCAGGCCATCTTCTGGCTGAACGTGCCCGTCGCCATCGTCGCGATCCCCCTCGCCCTCGCCGCGCTCCGCAACGACCGCGGCGAGCGCGCGCGCATCGACGTCGTCGGCACACTCGTGTCCGGCGTGGGCGTGCTCGCTCTCGTCCACGCGATCGTCCGCGGCAACGACGATGGATGGGGCTCCGCATCCGTCGTCGCCGAGATCGCCGCGGCCGCCGCCCTCATCGTGTTCTTCCTCGTCTGGCAGTCGCGCGTGAAGGCTCCGCTCATGCCGCTCCGGCTCTATCGCGACCGCTCGTTCACGCTGACCAACATCGTGGGCTTCGCGTTCAGCTTCGGCACCTTCGGCGCGGTCTTCCTACTCATCCAGTACATGCAGGTCGCACAGGGCTCGTCTCCGCTCGAAGCCGCGCTGCAGACCACGCCGTGGACCATCGCCCCGATGTTCGTCGCGCCGCTCGCGGGCATCTTCTCAGGACGCATCGGCACGCGCGCGCTCATGGTGGCGGGACTCGCCCTCCAGGCCGTGGCGCTCACCTGGATCGCCACGATCCTGTCGACGTCGCTCGGCTACCCCTCGCTGATCGCACCGTTCCTGCTCGCCGGAATCGGCATGGGACTCGTGTTCGCCCCCTCGGCGACGGCGCTGCTCGCCACCCTCGGGCTCGTCGATCACGCCAAGGCGTCCGGAGTGAACTCGACCCTTCGCGAGATCGGCGTGGCGCTGGGCACCGCCGTCATGACCGCGATCTTCGTGGGCGCGGGCGGTCAGCTCCTGCCCGATGCCTACGTGGATGCGGCCCGGCCCGCCGTCTACGTCGGGGCCGCCGTGCTGGTCGTCGCCGCCGTCGCGGCCCTCTGGCTGCCTGCCGGCCGCTCACCGCGCCACACCGCTGAGACCGAGTCCGCATCCGCGTCCGCGCGCGACGAGGTCGGGGTCGGGGTCTGA
- a CDS encoding ABC transporter ATP-binding protein — protein sequence MSEPITAAQAAAQESLSRVAQTPGAPKPDPILVVDNIIRRFGGMTAVDVDHLEVQRGAITALIGPNGAGKTTFFNLITGFDKPTSAKRAFGGPPADKAARWSFDGRTLGSTAASKVARSGMVRTFQLTKALSRMTVLDNMLLGARDQPGENMAVALIPALWRKREKEITEKAMDLLQRFKLYEKREDLAGSLSGGQKKLLEMARALMSDPKMIMLDEPMAGVNPALTQSLLGHIQALRDDGTTVLFVEHDMHMVRHISDWVVVMAQGAIVAEGPAGEVMNQQAVVDAYLGAHHDTDLGDDSLLDTSVIQQLEAEAEAADAAAERQIDEALGKEHRS from the coding sequence ATGTCTGAGCCGATCACGGCGGCCCAGGCGGCCGCACAGGAGAGCCTGTCGCGTGTTGCGCAGACGCCCGGCGCGCCCAAGCCCGACCCGATCCTCGTCGTCGACAACATCATCCGCCGGTTCGGCGGCATGACGGCCGTCGACGTCGATCACCTCGAGGTGCAGCGTGGCGCCATCACGGCGCTCATCGGCCCCAACGGCGCGGGCAAGACGACGTTCTTCAACCTCATCACCGGCTTCGACAAGCCGACGAGCGCGAAGCGCGCCTTCGGGGGCCCGCCCGCCGACAAGGCGGCCAGATGGTCGTTCGACGGCCGCACCCTCGGCAGCACGGCCGCTTCCAAGGTCGCCCGCAGCGGCATGGTGCGCACCTTCCAGCTCACCAAAGCCCTCTCACGCATGACGGTGCTCGACAACATGTTGCTCGGCGCCCGCGACCAGCCCGGCGAGAACATGGCCGTCGCCCTCATCCCCGCGCTCTGGCGCAAGCGGGAGAAGGAGATCACCGAGAAGGCCATGGATCTCCTGCAGCGCTTCAAGCTGTACGAGAAGCGGGAAGATCTCGCGGGCTCCCTCTCGGGCGGACAGAAGAAGCTGCTCGAGATGGCGCGTGCGCTCATGAGCGACCCGAAGATGATCATGCTCGACGAGCCCATGGCGGGGGTGAACCCCGCACTCACGCAATCGCTGCTGGGCCACATCCAGGCCCTGCGTGACGACGGCACCACGGTGCTGTTCGTCGAGCACGACATGCACATGGTGCGTCACATCTCCGACTGGGTCGTGGTGATGGCGCAGGGCGCCATCGTCGCCGAGGGCCCGGCAGGCGAGGTCATGAATCAGCAGGCGGTCGTGGACGCGTACCTCGGTGCGCACCACGACACCGACCTCGGTGACGACTCGCTGCTCGATACCTCGGTCATCCAACAGCTCGAAGCCGAGGCGGAGGCCGCGGACGCGGCGGCCGAGCGGCAGATCGACGAGGCGCTCGGAAAGGAGCACCGTTCATGA
- a CDS encoding TetR/AcrR family transcriptional regulator, producing MASGTMTSKKRLSSDERRALILTAAIAVFGAKGYVGTTTDDIARAADVSQPYVVRLFGTKEQLFLAALDETLLLLFEAFQRAAGEGLDDEIEARMGHEYIGLLSVRGLHQTLSHAFLLGSHPVIGPRARDGFARVWAYLRDLGFPAERAQAFLAQGMMLNTMIGLRLADAAEVDPRITDLFSACFPTEKATVLALAPRVDEPW from the coding sequence ATGGCTTCCGGAACGATGACGTCCAAGAAGCGCCTGAGTTCGGACGAGCGCCGGGCGCTGATCCTCACGGCGGCGATCGCCGTGTTCGGCGCCAAGGGGTATGTCGGCACGACGACGGATGACATCGCGCGTGCGGCGGACGTTTCGCAGCCCTATGTCGTGCGGCTGTTCGGCACGAAGGAACAGCTCTTCCTCGCCGCGCTGGATGAGACGCTCCTGCTGTTGTTCGAGGCCTTCCAGCGCGCGGCGGGCGAGGGCCTCGACGATGAGATCGAGGCGCGGATGGGCCACGAGTACATCGGTCTGCTCAGTGTGCGAGGTCTTCATCAGACCCTCTCGCACGCGTTCCTCCTCGGCTCCCACCCGGTCATCGGTCCGCGGGCGCGCGACGGCTTCGCGCGGGTGTGGGCGTATCTGCGCGATCTGGGCTTCCCGGCGGAGCGGGCGCAGGCGTTCCTGGCGCAGGGGATGATGCTGAACACGATGATCGGTCTGCGACTCGCCGACGCGGCCGAGGTCGATCCGCGGATCACCGACCTGTTCTCGGCGTGTTTCCCCACGGAGAAGGCAACCGTGCTCGCCCTCGCCCCGCGCGTGGACGAGCCGTGGTGA
- the guaB gene encoding IMP dehydrogenase translates to MENHDPFGFVGLTYDDILLLPGHTDVIPSEADTSSRVTRRITVATPLISAAMDTVTEARMAIAIAREGGLGILHRNASIADQAAMVDRVKRSESGMISDPVTTTPDATVEEVDALCAQYRISGLPVVDEEGHLVGIITNRDMRFVSGFERRTTYVRDVMTSENLITAPVGVSAGDVIAAFAKHRVEKLPLIDEEGKLAGLITIKDFDKSEKYPLATKDDQGRLRVGAAIGFFGDAWERAEALRDAGVDVLVVDTANGQSAGVIDMVRRIKADPSFADIDVIGGNVATREGAQALIDAGVDAVKVGVGPGSICTTRIVAGVGVPQVTAIWEAFQAAREAGVPVIADGGLQYSGDIAKALVAGADTVMLGSLLAGTDESPGEIVFQGGKQFKLYRGMGSLGALQTRGKKTSYSKDRYFQADVPNDDKLIPEGIEGQVAYRGPLSAVAYQLVGGLRQSMFYVGARTVEELKAKGRFVRITPAGLKESHPHDVQIVVEAPNYKR, encoded by the coding sequence ATGGAAAACCACGACCCGTTCGGCTTCGTCGGACTGACCTATGACGACATCCTGCTGCTTCCCGGGCACACCGATGTCATCCCCAGCGAGGCCGACACCTCATCGCGCGTGACCCGCCGCATCACGGTGGCGACACCGCTGATCTCGGCCGCGATGGACACCGTCACCGAGGCGCGCATGGCGATCGCGATCGCCCGCGAGGGCGGCCTCGGCATCCTGCACCGCAATGCCTCCATCGCCGATCAGGCCGCGATGGTCGACCGCGTCAAGCGCAGCGAGTCGGGCATGATCTCCGATCCCGTCACCACCACTCCCGACGCCACGGTGGAAGAGGTCGACGCCCTCTGTGCGCAGTACCGCATCTCGGGTCTGCCCGTCGTCGACGAGGAGGGGCATCTCGTCGGCATCATCACGAACCGCGACATGCGTTTCGTCTCCGGCTTCGAGCGCCGCACGACCTACGTCCGCGACGTGATGACGAGCGAGAACCTCATCACCGCTCCCGTCGGCGTCAGCGCCGGCGATGTGATCGCCGCGTTCGCGAAGCACCGGGTCGAGAAGCTGCCTCTGATCGATGAGGAGGGCAAGCTCGCCGGCCTCATCACGATCAAGGACTTCGACAAGAGCGAGAAGTACCCGCTCGCGACGAAGGACGACCAGGGACGCCTGCGCGTCGGCGCCGCCATCGGCTTCTTCGGCGACGCCTGGGAGCGTGCCGAGGCGCTGCGCGACGCCGGCGTGGACGTGCTCGTCGTCGACACCGCCAACGGGCAGTCGGCCGGGGTCATCGACATGGTCCGTCGCATCAAGGCCGATCCCTCCTTCGCGGACATCGACGTGATCGGCGGCAACGTCGCGACGCGCGAGGGCGCGCAGGCGCTCATCGACGCCGGCGTGGATGCGGTCAAGGTCGGCGTCGGTCCGGGCTCGATCTGCACGACCCGCATCGTCGCGGGCGTCGGCGTGCCGCAGGTCACGGCGATCTGGGAGGCCTTCCAGGCCGCCCGCGAGGCCGGCGTGCCGGTGATCGCCGATGGCGGCCTGCAGTACTCGGGCGACATCGCGAAGGCCCTCGTCGCGGGCGCGGACACGGTGATGCTGGGATCGCTCCTCGCCGGCACCGACGAGTCGCCGGGCGAGATCGTGTTCCAGGGCGGCAAGCAGTTCAAGCTGTACCGCGGCATGGGATCGCTGGGCGCGCTGCAGACGCGCGGCAAGAAGACCTCGTACTCCAAAGACCGCTACTTCCAGGCGGATGTCCCGAACGACGACAAGCTGATCCCCGAGGGCATCGAGGGTCAGGTCGCCTACCGCGGGCCGCTGTCCGCTGTGGCCTACCAGCTCGTGGGAGGTCTGCGGCAGTCGATGTTCTACGTCGGTGCGCGCACCGTCGAGGAGCTCAAGGCGAAGGGCCGCTTCGTGCGGATCACCCCGGCAGGTCTCAAGGAGTCGCACCCGCACGACGTGCAGATCGTGGTCGAGGCCCCCAACTACAAGCGCTGA